Proteins co-encoded in one Brassica rapa cultivar Chiifu-401-42 chromosome A02, CAAS_Brap_v3.01, whole genome shotgun sequence genomic window:
- the LOC103850415 gene encoding vesicle transport protein GOT1 isoform X4 has product MTDVHGGVLVTSGTHNNFIVQLLINISLFSGDNKSVRHLFLSASNSCLPIYLSGFLLSSPDLLLIPTFNSSTRSICVRVAAKGQRSKEAMMSFEMNDRKKIGLGLTAFGVFFSFLGIMFVFDKGLLAMGNILFISGVSLTIGLKSTMQFFTKRQNYKGTISFGSGFFFVLLGWPIFGMMLETYGFFVLFSGFWPTLAVFVQKIPVLGWIIQLPYIRSFFDKYRGKRVPV; this is encoded by the exons ATGACAGATGTGCATGGGGGTGTTCTAGTAACTTCAGGAACACATAATAATTTCATAGTACAGTTACTGATAAATATATCACTATTTTCCGGCGACAACAAATCGGTGAGACACCTCTTTCTCTCTGCGTCCAATTCGTGTCTCCCTATCTATCTCTCAGGTTTCCTTCTCTCTTCGCCTGATCTGTTATTAATCCCCACTTTCAATTCGTCTACGAGGAGCATCTGCGTCCGAG TAGCAGCGAAAGGTCAAAGAAGCAAGGAAGCAATGATGTCCTTCGAGATGAATGACCGGAAAA AAATTGGGTTAGGGCTGACAGCATTTGGCGTTTTCTTCTCCTTTTTGGGAATCATGTTTGTCTTTGATAAGGGCTTACTTGCCATGGGTAAT attcttttcaTCTCTGGGGTTAGTCTTACCATTGGCCTCAAGTCTACCATGCAGTTTTTCACCAAGCGTCAGAACTATAAG GGAACCATATCTTTTGGGTCCGGCTTCTTCTTTGTACTCCTTGGCTGGCCTATCTTTGGAATGATGTTGGAGACCTATGGCTTTTTTGTTCTCTTCAG CGGCTTCTGGCCAACCTTGGCAGTTTTCGTACAAAAGATACCTGTTCTCGGCTGGATCATTCAGCTACCTTATATTCGATCC TTCTTTGACAAGTACCGGGGCAAGCGTGTGCCCGTCTAG
- the LOC103850415 gene encoding vesicle transport protein GOT1 isoform X9, whose product MTDVHGGVLVTSGTHNNFIVQLLINISLFSGDNKSVRHLFLSASNSCLPIYLSAAKGQRSKEAMMSFEMNDRKTEIGLGLTAFGVFFSFLGIMFVFDKGLLAMGNILFISGVSLTIGLKSTMQFFTKRQNYKGTISFGSGFFFVLLGWPIFGMMLETYGFFVLFSGFWPTLAVFVQKIPVLGWIIQLPYIRSFFDKYRGKRVPV is encoded by the exons ATGACAGATGTGCATGGGGGTGTTCTAGTAACTTCAGGAACACATAATAATTTCATAGTACAGTTACTGATAAATATATCACTATTTTCCGGCGACAACAAATCGGTGAGACACCTCTTTCTCTCTGCGTCCAATTCGTGTCTCCCTATCTATCTCTCAG CAGCGAAAGGTCAAAGAAGCAAGGAAGCAATGATGTCCTTCGAGATGAATGACCGGAAAA CAGAAATTGGGTTAGGGCTGACAGCATTTGGCGTTTTCTTCTCCTTTTTGGGAATCATGTTTGTCTTTGATAAGGGCTTACTTGCCATGGGTAAT attcttttcaTCTCTGGGGTTAGTCTTACCATTGGCCTCAAGTCTACCATGCAGTTTTTCACCAAGCGTCAGAACTATAAG GGAACCATATCTTTTGGGTCCGGCTTCTTCTTTGTACTCCTTGGCTGGCCTATCTTTGGAATGATGTTGGAGACCTATGGCTTTTTTGTTCTCTTCAG CGGCTTCTGGCCAACCTTGGCAGTTTTCGTACAAAAGATACCTGTTCTCGGCTGGATCATTCAGCTACCTTATATTCGATCC TTCTTTGACAAGTACCGGGGCAAGCGTGTGCCCGTCTAG
- the LOC103850415 gene encoding vesicle transport protein GOT1 isoform X7, protein MTDVHGGVLVTSGTHNNFIVQLLINISLFSGDNKSVRHLFLSASNSCLPIYLSVAAKGQRSKEAMMSFEMNDRKTEIGLGLTAFGVFFSFLGIMFVFDKGLLAMGNILFISGVSLTIGLKSTMQFFTKRQNYKGTISFGSGFFFVLLGWPIFGMMLETYGFFVLFSGFWPTLAVFVQKIPVLGWIIQLPYIRSFFDKYRGKRVPV, encoded by the exons ATGACAGATGTGCATGGGGGTGTTCTAGTAACTTCAGGAACACATAATAATTTCATAGTACAGTTACTGATAAATATATCACTATTTTCCGGCGACAACAAATCGGTGAGACACCTCTTTCTCTCTGCGTCCAATTCGTGTCTCCCTATCTATCTCTCAG TAGCAGCGAAAGGTCAAAGAAGCAAGGAAGCAATGATGTCCTTCGAGATGAATGACCGGAAAA CAGAAATTGGGTTAGGGCTGACAGCATTTGGCGTTTTCTTCTCCTTTTTGGGAATCATGTTTGTCTTTGATAAGGGCTTACTTGCCATGGGTAAT attcttttcaTCTCTGGGGTTAGTCTTACCATTGGCCTCAAGTCTACCATGCAGTTTTTCACCAAGCGTCAGAACTATAAG GGAACCATATCTTTTGGGTCCGGCTTCTTCTTTGTACTCCTTGGCTGGCCTATCTTTGGAATGATGTTGGAGACCTATGGCTTTTTTGTTCTCTTCAG CGGCTTCTGGCCAACCTTGGCAGTTTTCGTACAAAAGATACCTGTTCTCGGCTGGATCATTCAGCTACCTTATATTCGATCC TTCTTTGACAAGTACCGGGGCAAGCGTGTGCCCGTCTAG
- the LOC103850415 gene encoding vesicle transport protein GOT1 isoform X1 translates to MTDVHGGVLVTSGTHNNFIVQLLINISLFSGDNKSVRHLFLSASNSCLPIYLSGFLLSSPDLLLIPTFNSSTRSICVRGLDPFCLLVLDLFFFFFQVAAKGQRSKEAMMSFEMNDRKTEIGLGLTAFGVFFSFLGIMFVFDKGLLAMGNILFISGVSLTIGLKSTMQFFTKRQNYKGTISFGSGFFFVLLGWPIFGMMLETYGFFVLFSGFWPTLAVFVQKIPVLGWIIQLPYIRSFFDKYRGKRVPV, encoded by the exons ATGACAGATGTGCATGGGGGTGTTCTAGTAACTTCAGGAACACATAATAATTTCATAGTACAGTTACTGATAAATATATCACTATTTTCCGGCGACAACAAATCGGTGAGACACCTCTTTCTCTCTGCGTCCAATTCGTGTCTCCCTATCTATCTCTCAGGTTTCCTTCTCTCTTCGCCTGATCTGTTATTAATCCCCACTTTCAATTCGTCTACGAGGAGCATCTGCGTCCGAGGTTTAGATCCTTTTTGTCTGCTTGTACTAGATCT cttcttcttcttttttcaagTAGCAGCGAAAGGTCAAAGAAGCAAGGAAGCAATGATGTCCTTCGAGATGAATGACCGGAAAA CAGAAATTGGGTTAGGGCTGACAGCATTTGGCGTTTTCTTCTCCTTTTTGGGAATCATGTTTGTCTTTGATAAGGGCTTACTTGCCATGGGTAAT attcttttcaTCTCTGGGGTTAGTCTTACCATTGGCCTCAAGTCTACCATGCAGTTTTTCACCAAGCGTCAGAACTATAAG GGAACCATATCTTTTGGGTCCGGCTTCTTCTTTGTACTCCTTGGCTGGCCTATCTTTGGAATGATGTTGGAGACCTATGGCTTTTTTGTTCTCTTCAG CGGCTTCTGGCCAACCTTGGCAGTTTTCGTACAAAAGATACCTGTTCTCGGCTGGATCATTCAGCTACCTTATATTCGATCC TTCTTTGACAAGTACCGGGGCAAGCGTGTGCCCGTCTAG
- the LOC103850415 gene encoding vesicle transport protein GOT1 isoform X11, which translates to MMSFEMNDRKTEIGLGLTAFGVFFSFLGIMFVFDKGLLAMGNILFISGVSLTIGLKSTMQFFTKRQNYKGTISFGSGFFFVLLGWPIFGMMLETYGFFVLFSGFWPTLAVFVQKIPVLGWIIQLPYIRSFFDKYRGKRVPV; encoded by the exons ATGATGTCCTTCGAGATGAATGACCGGAAAA CAGAAATTGGGTTAGGGCTGACAGCATTTGGCGTTTTCTTCTCCTTTTTGGGAATCATGTTTGTCTTTGATAAGGGCTTACTTGCCATGGGTAAT attcttttcaTCTCTGGGGTTAGTCTTACCATTGGCCTCAAGTCTACCATGCAGTTTTTCACCAAGCGTCAGAACTATAAG GGAACCATATCTTTTGGGTCCGGCTTCTTCTTTGTACTCCTTGGCTGGCCTATCTTTGGAATGATGTTGGAGACCTATGGCTTTTTTGTTCTCTTCAG CGGCTTCTGGCCAACCTTGGCAGTTTTCGTACAAAAGATACCTGTTCTCGGCTGGATCATTCAGCTACCTTATATTCGATCC TTCTTTGACAAGTACCGGGGCAAGCGTGTGCCCGTCTAG
- the LOC103850415 gene encoding vesicle transport protein GOT1 isoform X10 produces MTDVHGGVLVTSGTHNNFIVQLLINISLFSGDNKSVRHLFLSASNSCLPIYLSAAKGQRSKEAMMSFEMNDRKKIGLGLTAFGVFFSFLGIMFVFDKGLLAMGNILFISGVSLTIGLKSTMQFFTKRQNYKGTISFGSGFFFVLLGWPIFGMMLETYGFFVLFSGFWPTLAVFVQKIPVLGWIIQLPYIRSFFDKYRGKRVPV; encoded by the exons ATGACAGATGTGCATGGGGGTGTTCTAGTAACTTCAGGAACACATAATAATTTCATAGTACAGTTACTGATAAATATATCACTATTTTCCGGCGACAACAAATCGGTGAGACACCTCTTTCTCTCTGCGTCCAATTCGTGTCTCCCTATCTATCTCTCAG CAGCGAAAGGTCAAAGAAGCAAGGAAGCAATGATGTCCTTCGAGATGAATGACCGGAAAA AAATTGGGTTAGGGCTGACAGCATTTGGCGTTTTCTTCTCCTTTTTGGGAATCATGTTTGTCTTTGATAAGGGCTTACTTGCCATGGGTAAT attcttttcaTCTCTGGGGTTAGTCTTACCATTGGCCTCAAGTCTACCATGCAGTTTTTCACCAAGCGTCAGAACTATAAG GGAACCATATCTTTTGGGTCCGGCTTCTTCTTTGTACTCCTTGGCTGGCCTATCTTTGGAATGATGTTGGAGACCTATGGCTTTTTTGTTCTCTTCAG CGGCTTCTGGCCAACCTTGGCAGTTTTCGTACAAAAGATACCTGTTCTCGGCTGGATCATTCAGCTACCTTATATTCGATCC TTCTTTGACAAGTACCGGGGCAAGCGTGTGCCCGTCTAG
- the LOC103850415 gene encoding vesicle transport protein GOT1 isoform X2, whose protein sequence is MTDVHGGVLVTSGTHNNFIVQLLINISLFSGDNKSVRHLFLSASNSCLPIYLSGFLLSSPDLLLIPTFNSSTRSICVRGLDPFCLLVLDLFFFFFQVAAKGQRSKEAMMSFEMNDRKKIGLGLTAFGVFFSFLGIMFVFDKGLLAMGNILFISGVSLTIGLKSTMQFFTKRQNYKGTISFGSGFFFVLLGWPIFGMMLETYGFFVLFSGFWPTLAVFVQKIPVLGWIIQLPYIRSFFDKYRGKRVPV, encoded by the exons ATGACAGATGTGCATGGGGGTGTTCTAGTAACTTCAGGAACACATAATAATTTCATAGTACAGTTACTGATAAATATATCACTATTTTCCGGCGACAACAAATCGGTGAGACACCTCTTTCTCTCTGCGTCCAATTCGTGTCTCCCTATCTATCTCTCAGGTTTCCTTCTCTCTTCGCCTGATCTGTTATTAATCCCCACTTTCAATTCGTCTACGAGGAGCATCTGCGTCCGAGGTTTAGATCCTTTTTGTCTGCTTGTACTAGATCT cttcttcttcttttttcaagTAGCAGCGAAAGGTCAAAGAAGCAAGGAAGCAATGATGTCCTTCGAGATGAATGACCGGAAAA AAATTGGGTTAGGGCTGACAGCATTTGGCGTTTTCTTCTCCTTTTTGGGAATCATGTTTGTCTTTGATAAGGGCTTACTTGCCATGGGTAAT attcttttcaTCTCTGGGGTTAGTCTTACCATTGGCCTCAAGTCTACCATGCAGTTTTTCACCAAGCGTCAGAACTATAAG GGAACCATATCTTTTGGGTCCGGCTTCTTCTTTGTACTCCTTGGCTGGCCTATCTTTGGAATGATGTTGGAGACCTATGGCTTTTTTGTTCTCTTCAG CGGCTTCTGGCCAACCTTGGCAGTTTTCGTACAAAAGATACCTGTTCTCGGCTGGATCATTCAGCTACCTTATATTCGATCC TTCTTTGACAAGTACCGGGGCAAGCGTGTGCCCGTCTAG
- the LOC103850418 gene encoding pyridoxal 5'-phosphate synthase subunit PDX1.3 — MEGTGVVAVYGNGAITEAKKSPFSVKVGLAQMLRGGVIMDVVNADQARIAEEAGACAVMALERVPADIRAQGGVARMSDPQMIKDIKQAVTIPVMAKARIGHFVEAQILEAIGIDYIDESEVLTLADEDHHINKHNFRIPFVCGCRNLGEALRRIREGAAMIRTKGEAGTGNIVEAVRHVRSVMGDIRVLRNMDDDEVFTFAKKLAAPYDLVMQTKQLGRLPVVQFAAGGVATPADAALMMQLGCDGVFVGSGIFKSGDPARRARAIVQAVTHYSDPEMLVEVSCGLGEAMVGINLNDDKVERFANRSE; from the coding sequence ATGGAAGGAACCGGCGTAGTGGCGGTGTACGGTAACGGTGCGATAACGGAGGCGAAGAAATCTCCCTTCTCCGTCAAGGTGGGTTTGGCCCAGATGCTCCGCGGCGGAGTAATCATGGACGTCGTCAACGCCGACCAGGCTCGCATCGCGGAGGAAGCCGGCGCGTGCGCCGTCATGGCTCTGGAGCGCGTTCCCGCCGACATTCGCGCTCAGGGAGGCGTCGCTCGGATGAGCGATCCCCAGATGATTAAGGATATCAAGCAGGCCGTCACGATTCCGGTGATGGCGAAGGCCAGGATTGGTCATTTCGTGGAGGCGCAGATCCTCGAAGCGATCGGAATCGATTACATCGACGAGAGCGAGGTGTTGACTCTCGCCGACGAGGACCACCACATCAACAAGCATAACTTCCGGATCCCTTTCGTCTGCGGCTGCCGGAACCTCGGGGAGGCTCTGAGGAGGATCCGCGAAGGTGCGGCGATGATCAGGACGAAAGGCGAGGCTGGGACTGGGAACATCGTGGAGGCGGTGAGGCATGTGAGGTCTGTTATGGGTGACATCAGGGTTTTAAGGAACATGGATGACGACGAGGTCTTCACTTTCGCCAAGAAGCTAGCTGCTCCTTACGATCTCGTGATGCAGACCAAACAGCTCGGCCGTCTTCCCGTCGTTCAGTTCGCCGCTGGTGGAGTCGCTACTCCGGCAGATGCGGCTCTCATGATGCAGCTTGGATGCGACGGTGTCTTCGTGGGTTCCGGTATCTTCAAGAGCGGTGACCCGGCTCGTAGGGCGCGTGCGATTGTGCAGGCGGTGACTCATTACAGTGACCCGGAGATGCTTGTGGAGGTGAGCTGTGGGCTTGGAGAGGCCATGGTTGGGATCAATCTCAACGACGACAAGGTTGAGAGGTTCGCTAATCGCTCCGAGTGA
- the LOC103850415 gene encoding vesicle transport protein GOT1 isoform X5, translating to MTDVHGGVLVTSGTHNNFIVQLLINISLFSGDNKSVRHLFLSASNSCLPIYLSGFLLSSPDLLLIPTFNSSTRSICVRAAKGQRSKEAMMSFEMNDRKTEIGLGLTAFGVFFSFLGIMFVFDKGLLAMGNILFISGVSLTIGLKSTMQFFTKRQNYKGTISFGSGFFFVLLGWPIFGMMLETYGFFVLFSGFWPTLAVFVQKIPVLGWIIQLPYIRSFFDKYRGKRVPV from the exons ATGACAGATGTGCATGGGGGTGTTCTAGTAACTTCAGGAACACATAATAATTTCATAGTACAGTTACTGATAAATATATCACTATTTTCCGGCGACAACAAATCGGTGAGACACCTCTTTCTCTCTGCGTCCAATTCGTGTCTCCCTATCTATCTCTCAGGTTTCCTTCTCTCTTCGCCTGATCTGTTATTAATCCCCACTTTCAATTCGTCTACGAGGAGCATCTGCGTCCGAG CAGCGAAAGGTCAAAGAAGCAAGGAAGCAATGATGTCCTTCGAGATGAATGACCGGAAAA CAGAAATTGGGTTAGGGCTGACAGCATTTGGCGTTTTCTTCTCCTTTTTGGGAATCATGTTTGTCTTTGATAAGGGCTTACTTGCCATGGGTAAT attcttttcaTCTCTGGGGTTAGTCTTACCATTGGCCTCAAGTCTACCATGCAGTTTTTCACCAAGCGTCAGAACTATAAG GGAACCATATCTTTTGGGTCCGGCTTCTTCTTTGTACTCCTTGGCTGGCCTATCTTTGGAATGATGTTGGAGACCTATGGCTTTTTTGTTCTCTTCAG CGGCTTCTGGCCAACCTTGGCAGTTTTCGTACAAAAGATACCTGTTCTCGGCTGGATCATTCAGCTACCTTATATTCGATCC TTCTTTGACAAGTACCGGGGCAAGCGTGTGCCCGTCTAG
- the LOC103850415 gene encoding vesicle transport protein GOT1 isoform X6 has product MTDVHGGVLVTSGTHNNFIVQLLINISLFSGDNKSVRHLFLSASNSCLPIYLSGFLLSSPDLLLIPTFNSSTRSICVRAAKGQRSKEAMMSFEMNDRKKIGLGLTAFGVFFSFLGIMFVFDKGLLAMGNILFISGVSLTIGLKSTMQFFTKRQNYKGTISFGSGFFFVLLGWPIFGMMLETYGFFVLFSGFWPTLAVFVQKIPVLGWIIQLPYIRSFFDKYRGKRVPV; this is encoded by the exons ATGACAGATGTGCATGGGGGTGTTCTAGTAACTTCAGGAACACATAATAATTTCATAGTACAGTTACTGATAAATATATCACTATTTTCCGGCGACAACAAATCGGTGAGACACCTCTTTCTCTCTGCGTCCAATTCGTGTCTCCCTATCTATCTCTCAGGTTTCCTTCTCTCTTCGCCTGATCTGTTATTAATCCCCACTTTCAATTCGTCTACGAGGAGCATCTGCGTCCGAG CAGCGAAAGGTCAAAGAAGCAAGGAAGCAATGATGTCCTTCGAGATGAATGACCGGAAAA AAATTGGGTTAGGGCTGACAGCATTTGGCGTTTTCTTCTCCTTTTTGGGAATCATGTTTGTCTTTGATAAGGGCTTACTTGCCATGGGTAAT attcttttcaTCTCTGGGGTTAGTCTTACCATTGGCCTCAAGTCTACCATGCAGTTTTTCACCAAGCGTCAGAACTATAAG GGAACCATATCTTTTGGGTCCGGCTTCTTCTTTGTACTCCTTGGCTGGCCTATCTTTGGAATGATGTTGGAGACCTATGGCTTTTTTGTTCTCTTCAG CGGCTTCTGGCCAACCTTGGCAGTTTTCGTACAAAAGATACCTGTTCTCGGCTGGATCATTCAGCTACCTTATATTCGATCC TTCTTTGACAAGTACCGGGGCAAGCGTGTGCCCGTCTAG
- the LOC103850415 gene encoding vesicle transport protein GOT1 isoform X12, with translation MMSFEMNDRKKIGLGLTAFGVFFSFLGIMFVFDKGLLAMGNILFISGVSLTIGLKSTMQFFTKRQNYKGTISFGSGFFFVLLGWPIFGMMLETYGFFVLFSGFWPTLAVFVQKIPVLGWIIQLPYIRSFFDKYRGKRVPV, from the exons ATGATGTCCTTCGAGATGAATGACCGGAAAA AAATTGGGTTAGGGCTGACAGCATTTGGCGTTTTCTTCTCCTTTTTGGGAATCATGTTTGTCTTTGATAAGGGCTTACTTGCCATGGGTAAT attcttttcaTCTCTGGGGTTAGTCTTACCATTGGCCTCAAGTCTACCATGCAGTTTTTCACCAAGCGTCAGAACTATAAG GGAACCATATCTTTTGGGTCCGGCTTCTTCTTTGTACTCCTTGGCTGGCCTATCTTTGGAATGATGTTGGAGACCTATGGCTTTTTTGTTCTCTTCAG CGGCTTCTGGCCAACCTTGGCAGTTTTCGTACAAAAGATACCTGTTCTCGGCTGGATCATTCAGCTACCTTATATTCGATCC TTCTTTGACAAGTACCGGGGCAAGCGTGTGCCCGTCTAG
- the LOC103850415 gene encoding vesicle transport protein GOT1 isoform X8, with protein sequence MTDVHGGVLVTSGTHNNFIVQLLINISLFSGDNKSVRHLFLSASNSCLPIYLSVAAKGQRSKEAMMSFEMNDRKKIGLGLTAFGVFFSFLGIMFVFDKGLLAMGNILFISGVSLTIGLKSTMQFFTKRQNYKGTISFGSGFFFVLLGWPIFGMMLETYGFFVLFSGFWPTLAVFVQKIPVLGWIIQLPYIRSFFDKYRGKRVPV encoded by the exons ATGACAGATGTGCATGGGGGTGTTCTAGTAACTTCAGGAACACATAATAATTTCATAGTACAGTTACTGATAAATATATCACTATTTTCCGGCGACAACAAATCGGTGAGACACCTCTTTCTCTCTGCGTCCAATTCGTGTCTCCCTATCTATCTCTCAG TAGCAGCGAAAGGTCAAAGAAGCAAGGAAGCAATGATGTCCTTCGAGATGAATGACCGGAAAA AAATTGGGTTAGGGCTGACAGCATTTGGCGTTTTCTTCTCCTTTTTGGGAATCATGTTTGTCTTTGATAAGGGCTTACTTGCCATGGGTAAT attcttttcaTCTCTGGGGTTAGTCTTACCATTGGCCTCAAGTCTACCATGCAGTTTTTCACCAAGCGTCAGAACTATAAG GGAACCATATCTTTTGGGTCCGGCTTCTTCTTTGTACTCCTTGGCTGGCCTATCTTTGGAATGATGTTGGAGACCTATGGCTTTTTTGTTCTCTTCAG CGGCTTCTGGCCAACCTTGGCAGTTTTCGTACAAAAGATACCTGTTCTCGGCTGGATCATTCAGCTACCTTATATTCGATCC TTCTTTGACAAGTACCGGGGCAAGCGTGTGCCCGTCTAG
- the LOC103850415 gene encoding vesicle transport protein GOT1 isoform X3 translates to MTDVHGGVLVTSGTHNNFIVQLLINISLFSGDNKSVRHLFLSASNSCLPIYLSGFLLSSPDLLLIPTFNSSTRSICVRVAAKGQRSKEAMMSFEMNDRKTEIGLGLTAFGVFFSFLGIMFVFDKGLLAMGNILFISGVSLTIGLKSTMQFFTKRQNYKGTISFGSGFFFVLLGWPIFGMMLETYGFFVLFSGFWPTLAVFVQKIPVLGWIIQLPYIRSFFDKYRGKRVPV, encoded by the exons ATGACAGATGTGCATGGGGGTGTTCTAGTAACTTCAGGAACACATAATAATTTCATAGTACAGTTACTGATAAATATATCACTATTTTCCGGCGACAACAAATCGGTGAGACACCTCTTTCTCTCTGCGTCCAATTCGTGTCTCCCTATCTATCTCTCAGGTTTCCTTCTCTCTTCGCCTGATCTGTTATTAATCCCCACTTTCAATTCGTCTACGAGGAGCATCTGCGTCCGAG TAGCAGCGAAAGGTCAAAGAAGCAAGGAAGCAATGATGTCCTTCGAGATGAATGACCGGAAAA CAGAAATTGGGTTAGGGCTGACAGCATTTGGCGTTTTCTTCTCCTTTTTGGGAATCATGTTTGTCTTTGATAAGGGCTTACTTGCCATGGGTAAT attcttttcaTCTCTGGGGTTAGTCTTACCATTGGCCTCAAGTCTACCATGCAGTTTTTCACCAAGCGTCAGAACTATAAG GGAACCATATCTTTTGGGTCCGGCTTCTTCTTTGTACTCCTTGGCTGGCCTATCTTTGGAATGATGTTGGAGACCTATGGCTTTTTTGTTCTCTTCAG CGGCTTCTGGCCAACCTTGGCAGTTTTCGTACAAAAGATACCTGTTCTCGGCTGGATCATTCAGCTACCTTATATTCGATCC TTCTTTGACAAGTACCGGGGCAAGCGTGTGCCCGTCTAG
- the LOC103850417 gene encoding uncharacterized protein LOC103850417, with product MKSSRMKFAKKLKSIRAAGEYLNQDRILQVLSAADELLPKISNQITAGSMMWRAPPQHQIDDATTELAENENKGEEASGNEENIRPPVNQIPRDIKSAVMGRKSLGSGFRRPELNSITLFDPKLLEAFELAVGCFRRINDLSRNPNLDEDEDVIAFPADESGMEKVSIEDTLPPLDDEQEEEEDRGQDLEIVAEEEPVLGFEERCPPGGEESVVFYTTSLRGIRKTFDDCNMIRFLLDSFKVKYYERDVSMHIHYRDELRSISAAAEETEVLPPVLFVKGRCIGGAQRVLGLHEQGKFRALFEGVPVAGDTPCGRCDGFRFLMCDGCRGSRRIVSTDGSRIQCLLCNENGLIVCLDCS from the coding sequence ATGAAGTCATCGAGGATGAAGTTTGCAAAGAAGTTGAAATCGATCAGAGCTGCGGGTGAGTATCTGAATCAGGATCGGATTCTGCAGGTGCTTTCAGCTGCAGATGAGCTTCTTCCAAAGATATCTAATCAGATTACAGCAGGTTCTATGATGTGGAGAGCCCCTCCTCAACATCAAATTGACGACGCAACAACGGAACTCGCGGAAAACGAGAATAAAGGAGAAGAAGCTTCTGGGAACGAGGAGAATATCCGTCCACCCGTAAATCAAATTCCGAGAGACATCAAATCGGCGGTTATGGGGAGAAAGAGTTTGGGATCTGGATTTAGAAGACCTGAGTTGAATTCGATCACACTCTTCGATCCTAAGCTGCTCGAAGCCTTCGAATTAGCTGTGGGATGCTTCAGGAGAATCAACGATTTATCCAGAAACCCCAATCTCGATGAAGACGAAGACGTTATCGCCTTCCCCGCCGATGAAAGCGGAATGGAGAAAGTGAGCATCGAGGACACCCTTCCTCCCCTCGACGacgaacaagaagaagaagaagatagaggGCAAGACCTTGAGATTGTAGCCGAAGAAGAGCCGGTATTGGGATTTGAGGAACGGTGTCCTCCTGGAGGAGAGGAGTCAGTTGTATTCTACACAACTTCTCTTAGGGGAATCAGGAAGACGTTCGACGACTGCAACATGATCCGCTTCCTCCTCGATAGCTTTAAAGTCAAGTACTACGAGAGGGATGTGTCCATGCACATACACTACAGGGACGAGCTTCGGAGCATTTCAGCAGCTGCGGAGGAAACAGAGGTCTTGCCTCCGGTTCTGTTCGTTAAGGGAAGGTGCATCGGCGGAGCTCAGAGGGTATTGGGTCTGCACGAGCAAGGTAAGTTCAGGGCTTTGTTTGAGGGTGTTCCAGTCGCCGGAGATACACCTTGCGGGAGGTGCGATGGGTTTAGGTTTTTGATGTGTGATGGATGCAGAGGTAGCAGACGGATTGTCTCTACTGATGGTTCCAGGATTCAGTGTTTGTTATGTAACGAGAATGGCTTGATTGTCTGCCTTGATTGCTCCTAA